From Cellulosimicrobium cellulans, the proteins below share one genomic window:
- a CDS encoding ThuA domain-containing protein: MTARRPRRARSVAALTIGALAFTLAPVTMASAADDPVPAAEEHKVLIFTKTTQFRHSEAITQGTPVLEAAFAEVGIASDHTEDSTVFNDESLAQYDALVMFQTSGDPWNADEKAALERYQQAGGGIVAIHNATDMRGSYGWWDDMIGALMPGHAATGNSPGLPGTVRVEDRTHPSTEHLSQRWTRADEWYNYSANVRGSAHVLATMDESTYDAGSNKMGYDHPISWCKPYDGGRAWMTGMGHFGAHYTDEPDLVQHIVGGVQWAAGLVEGDCGGTDWGSFEKIALDSNTSAPFGMDVAPDGRVFYTELVRGQIRVYDPRTQNTTTAITIPVYSGGEDGLLGIALDKDFAENGYLYQYYAPASSNDSDPANFFSRVSRFTVSSEGPGSTVIDPASEKVLIEIPAGRLPDEPGHTGGGLTVDHETGDLYIGVGDDVNPHSEPSGGYAPISERDGTFHDARATSANTNDLRGKVLRIHPEADGTYSIPEGNLFAPGTEKTLPEIYAMGFRNPFRFTIDAKTGNLGVADYSPDNGSDNLANRGPAGIAEWNLIKEPGFYGWPLCMGNNEPFRDVDYRTNPVTVGDFFDCDAPVNDSVKNTGLTELPPAQPADMWYGYQRSSVPGAINAGGGLAPMGGPFYQFDPELDSDTKFPESYDGKAFFYEWARNKMYTIDLKDPEAAPGATDVEKVNPFLPQEQFLAPIDSKFGPDGAMYVLDWGGGFGRDNPNSGLHRIDYLSGSRSPVSKPVATPDSGIAPLEVAFDGTGSTDPEGEELTYAWDFDGDGTTDSTSAAPSHTYTENGVFDARLTVTDPAGKIGTATVPITVGNTRPEVDFGLPPTGSFFNFGDDITWDVSVTDAEDSPEGDEIDDEQVIIQPALGHDAHAHPAEPLHGRTGTVATSLGGGHGEDMNVFYVIDARYTDRGGEGDVPALTGSDTTLIFPKKREAEFHAASDGTTTIPSRDVEGGGSVITGSNGSWASYDPVSLYGVQALNLRVAAAAEGTIELRRDAADGELLGTAEIPQTGLGTFTDVTVEVTDPLEPFTLYVVFPGEGERRLNFIEADGKGVSDTTRPKVRITSPEAGVRLEQGEMAVTAEADDTENTVTQVEFFVDGESIGVDTTAPYEATWNPTADNYYELTAVATNDKGLYTRSRVVLAQVGDLFAGMKTFTNANGTFEQLAEGKYLVTSGGANMWQGTNEYSTIYREQGADDTWSATVKVNSQGNSNGSAKAGIIVRNDVTQTANSQGYAALGMRPNGGFEWLRGNASGQLTTSTGASSTSYPAWVRIVRDGDLYTASWSKDGENFTQIGEPQALPGAASVQDVGLFVTAHSTTATSAVEFQDFVFDDDPQTEEPGGENPPQCLADSSDEFDGDALDPRWTVVRQAEGQPITVADGHAVLPVVQGDINEAVTGPISYLGQPAPAGAWTLETKLDVPLARHWQHAGLLVHVNDDEYTKLAFTKNQSGARFLEFQTETGGSRTWHGQTDVAAGFPSAIHLRLVSDGSAITAAYSADGQAWTALAGSAPVKPDATFGVMAGGDTATANTVAKVDYVHVTGAEPDDGVREPSDEFEGDALDGCRWDAIVRYDGSKVAVADGELRITTQPGDINAGNNGDPRNFVLQTAPEGDWVVETRMKAPLVHRWQLAGLIAYGDDDNYVKADVLAKNAPGAALNLGAELVSEKGGQFGNGGNRQLELADSTESGYWYVRLEKVGSTYQGWVSDGGVNWTPLGAPVTNDAPLTKVGLMAIGPEQETPVTVAFDWFRLTTESEPEPTVDVEVTASARCLAGKAYLAIRATNVDEAPVAITLTTPFGSKEFGAVEVGGNAYQSFASRATSFDAGTATVTATLGDVTTEIEVPYDAVSCG, translated from the coding sequence CGCCGACGACCCCGTCCCCGCGGCCGAAGAGCACAAGGTGCTCATCTTCACCAAGACGACCCAGTTCCGACACAGCGAGGCGATCACGCAGGGCACCCCGGTGCTCGAGGCGGCGTTCGCGGAGGTCGGCATCGCGTCCGACCACACCGAGGACTCGACGGTCTTCAACGACGAGTCCCTCGCGCAGTACGACGCCCTGGTCATGTTCCAGACGTCGGGCGACCCGTGGAACGCCGACGAGAAGGCGGCGCTCGAGCGCTACCAGCAGGCGGGCGGCGGCATCGTCGCGATCCACAACGCCACGGACATGCGCGGCAGCTACGGCTGGTGGGACGACATGATCGGGGCGCTCATGCCCGGTCACGCCGCCACCGGCAACAGCCCCGGCCTGCCGGGCACGGTCCGGGTGGAGGACCGCACGCACCCGTCGACCGAGCACCTCTCCCAGCGCTGGACGCGCGCGGACGAGTGGTACAACTACTCGGCCAACGTCCGTGGCAGCGCGCACGTGCTCGCCACGATGGACGAGTCCACGTACGACGCGGGCAGCAACAAGATGGGCTACGACCACCCGATCTCGTGGTGCAAGCCCTACGACGGCGGTCGCGCCTGGATGACCGGCATGGGCCACTTCGGGGCGCACTACACCGACGAGCCCGACCTCGTGCAGCACATCGTCGGCGGCGTGCAGTGGGCCGCGGGCCTCGTCGAGGGCGACTGCGGCGGCACCGACTGGGGCTCGTTCGAGAAGATCGCTCTCGACTCCAACACGAGCGCGCCCTTCGGCATGGACGTCGCGCCCGACGGCCGCGTGTTCTACACCGAGCTCGTGCGCGGGCAGATCCGCGTGTACGACCCGCGGACGCAGAACACGACGACCGCGATCACCATCCCGGTGTACTCCGGCGGCGAGGACGGCCTGCTCGGCATCGCGCTCGACAAGGACTTCGCGGAGAACGGGTACCTGTACCAGTACTACGCGCCCGCGAGCTCGAACGACTCCGACCCGGCGAACTTCTTCAGCCGCGTCTCGCGGTTCACGGTCTCCTCCGAGGGGCCCGGCTCCACGGTGATCGACCCGGCGTCGGAGAAGGTGCTCATCGAGATCCCGGCCGGGCGCCTGCCCGACGAGCCGGGCCACACGGGTGGCGGCCTCACCGTCGACCACGAGACCGGTGACCTGTACATCGGCGTCGGCGACGACGTGAACCCGCACTCCGAGCCCTCGGGCGGCTACGCGCCGATCTCCGAGCGCGACGGCACGTTCCACGACGCGCGCGCGACGTCCGCGAACACGAACGACCTGCGCGGCAAGGTCCTGCGCATCCACCCGGAGGCCGACGGCACCTACTCGATCCCCGAGGGCAACCTGTTCGCCCCGGGCACCGAGAAGACGCTGCCCGAGATCTACGCGATGGGCTTCCGCAACCCGTTCCGCTTCACGATCGACGCGAAGACGGGCAACCTCGGCGTCGCCGACTACTCGCCCGACAACGGGTCGGACAACCTGGCCAACCGCGGCCCGGCCGGCATCGCCGAGTGGAACCTCATCAAGGAGCCCGGCTTCTACGGCTGGCCCCTGTGCATGGGCAACAACGAGCCGTTCCGTGACGTCGACTACCGGACGAACCCCGTCACGGTCGGTGACTTCTTCGACTGCGACGCGCCCGTGAACGACTCCGTGAAGAACACGGGTCTCACCGAGCTGCCCCCGGCCCAGCCGGCGGACATGTGGTACGGCTACCAGCGCTCGTCCGTCCCCGGCGCGATCAACGCCGGCGGCGGCCTCGCGCCCATGGGCGGCCCGTTCTACCAGTTCGACCCGGAGCTCGACTCGGACACGAAGTTCCCGGAGTCCTACGACGGCAAGGCCTTCTTCTACGAGTGGGCCCGCAACAAGATGTACACGATCGACCTCAAGGACCCCGAGGCCGCGCCCGGCGCGACCGACGTCGAGAAGGTCAACCCGTTCCTCCCGCAGGAGCAGTTCCTCGCGCCGATCGACTCGAAGTTCGGTCCCGACGGTGCCATGTACGTGCTCGACTGGGGCGGCGGCTTCGGCCGCGACAACCCGAACTCGGGCCTCCACCGCATCGACTACCTGTCGGGCTCGCGCTCGCCGGTGTCGAAGCCGGTCGCGACGCCGGACTCCGGCATCGCGCCCCTCGAGGTGGCGTTCGACGGCACGGGGAGCACCGACCCCGAGGGCGAGGAGCTCACGTACGCGTGGGACTTCGACGGTGACGGCACGACGGACTCGACGTCCGCCGCGCCCAGCCACACCTACACCGAGAACGGCGTCTTCGACGCGCGCCTCACGGTGACCGACCCCGCCGGCAAGATCGGCACGGCGACCGTCCCGATCACGGTGGGCAACACGCGGCCCGAGGTCGACTTCGGTCTGCCGCCCACCGGCTCCTTCTTCAACTTCGGCGACGACATCACGTGGGACGTGTCGGTGACCGACGCGGAGGACTCGCCCGAGGGTGACGAGATCGACGACGAGCAGGTCATCATCCAGCCCGCGCTCGGGCACGACGCCCACGCGCACCCGGCCGAGCCGCTGCACGGCCGCACGGGCACCGTGGCGACGAGCCTCGGCGGCGGCCACGGCGAGGACATGAACGTCTTCTACGTGATCGACGCGCGCTACACCGACCGCGGTGGCGAGGGCGACGTGCCCGCGCTCACCGGGTCGGACACCACGCTGATCTTCCCGAAGAAGCGCGAGGCGGAGTTCCACGCGGCCTCCGACGGCACCACGACGATCCCGAGCCGGGACGTCGAGGGCGGCGGCTCCGTCATCACCGGGTCCAACGGTTCCTGGGCGTCGTACGACCCCGTGAGCCTCTACGGCGTGCAGGCCCTGAACCTGCGGGTCGCGGCGGCGGCCGAGGGCACGATCGAGCTGCGTCGTGACGCGGCGGACGGCGAGCTCCTCGGCACGGCCGAGATCCCGCAGACCGGGCTCGGCACGTTCACGGACGTGACCGTCGAGGTCACCGACCCCCTGGAGCCGTTCACGCTCTACGTGGTCTTCCCCGGTGAGGGCGAGCGTCGCCTCAACTTCATCGAGGCCGACGGCAAGGGCGTCTCGGACACGACCCGTCCCAAGGTCCGCATCACGTCCCCCGAGGCGGGCGTCCGTCTCGAGCAGGGCGAGATGGCGGTCACCGCGGAGGCGGACGACACCGAGAACACCGTGACCCAGGTCGAGTTCTTCGTCGACGGCGAGTCGATCGGCGTCGACACCACGGCTCCGTACGAGGCCACGTGGAACCCCACGGCGGACAACTACTACGAGCTGACCGCCGTCGCCACGAACGACAAGGGCCTGTACACGCGCTCGCGCGTCGTCCTCGCCCAGGTCGGCGACCTCTTCGCGGGGATGAAGACCTTCACCAACGCGAACGGGACGTTCGAGCAGCTCGCCGAGGGCAAGTACCTCGTCACCTCGGGCGGCGCGAACATGTGGCAGGGCACCAACGAGTACTCGACCATCTACCGCGAGCAGGGCGCCGACGACACGTGGTCGGCGACCGTCAAGGTCAACAGCCAGGGCAACTCCAACGGGTCCGCCAAGGCCGGCATCATCGTCCGCAACGACGTCACGCAGACGGCCAACTCGCAGGGCTACGCGGCCCTGGGCATGCGCCCGAACGGTGGCTTCGAGTGGCTGCGCGGCAACGCCAGCGGGCAGCTCACGACGTCGACCGGCGCGAGCTCGACGAGCTACCCCGCGTGGGTGCGGATCGTGCGCGACGGCGACCTGTACACGGCCTCCTGGAGCAAGGACGGCGAGAACTTCACGCAGATCGGCGAGCCGCAGGCCCTGCCGGGTGCGGCGTCCGTCCAGGACGTGGGTCTCTTCGTCACGGCGCACAGCACGACGGCGACGAGCGCGGTCGAGTTCCAGGACTTCGTGTTCGACGACGACCCGCAGACCGAGGAGCCCGGCGGGGAGAACCCGCCGCAGTGCCTCGCGGACTCGTCCGACGAGTTCGACGGCGACGCTCTCGACCCGCGGTGGACGGTCGTCCGCCAGGCCGAGGGCCAGCCGATCACCGTCGCCGACGGCCACGCGGTCCTGCCGGTCGTGCAGGGCGACATCAACGAGGCCGTGACCGGGCCGATCAGCTACCTCGGTCAGCCCGCACCCGCCGGGGCGTGGACGCTCGAGACCAAGCTCGACGTCCCGCTCGCCCGGCACTGGCAGCACGCCGGCCTCCTGGTCCACGTGAACGACGACGAGTACACCAAGCTCGCGTTCACCAAGAACCAGAGCGGCGCCCGCTTCCTCGAGTTCCAGACCGAGACCGGCGGGTCCCGGACGTGGCACGGCCAGACGGACGTCGCGGCGGGCTTCCCGTCGGCGATCCACCTGCGCCTCGTCTCGGACGGGTCCGCGATCACGGCGGCGTACTCGGCGGACGGCCAGGCGTGGACGGCGCTCGCAGGCTCCGCGCCGGTCAAGCCCGACGCGACGTTCGGCGTCATGGCGGGCGGCGACACGGCGACCGCGAACACGGTCGCGAAGGTCGACTACGTCCACGTCACGGGCGCCGAGCCCGACGACGGCGTCCGCGAGCCGAGCGACGAGTTCGAGGGCGACGCCCTCGACGGCTGCCGCTGGGACGCGATCGTCCGGTACGACGGGTCGAAGGTCGCCGTCGCCGACGGCGAGCTGCGCATCACGACCCAGCCGGGCGACATCAACGCCGGGAACAACGGCGACCCGCGCAACTTCGTCCTCCAGACCGCTCCGGAGGGTGACTGGGTCGTCGAGACGCGGATGAAGGCGCCGCTCGTGCACCGGTGGCAGCTCGCGGGCCTCATCGCGTACGGCGACGACGACAACTACGTCAAGGCCGACGTGCTCGCGAAGAACGCACCGGGCGCGGCGCTGAACCTCGGCGCCGAGCTCGTCTCGGAGAAGGGCGGCCAGTTCGGCAACGGCGGCAACCGCCAGCTCGAGCTCGCCGACTCGACCGAGTCGGGCTACTGGTACGTGCGCCTCGAGAAGGTGGGGAGCACGTACCAGGGCTGGGTCAGCGACGGCGGGGTGAACTGGACGCCGCTGGGCGCGCCGGTGACCAACGACGCGCCGCTGACCAAGGTCGGCCTCATGGCGATCGGCCCGGAGCAGGAGACGCCGGTCACCGTGGCGTTCGACTGGTTCCGTCTCACGACGGAGTCCGAGCCGGAGCCGACGGTCGACGTCGAGGTCACCGCGTCCGCCCGCTGCCTCGCGGGCAAGGCGTACCTCGCGATCCGCGCGACGAAC